One Mycoavidus sp. B2-EB genomic region harbors:
- the recB gene encoding exodeoxyribonuclease V subunit beta, translated as MSDIEPRQSNVDSEFAPFKCPLAGVSLIEASAGTGKTWNICALYVRLLVEKALKVEQILVVTFTKAATAELHERIRARLAELVHVLASVEAVDDPFIVGLLALLEQHKITRAQAKLRLESALHGFDQAAIYTVHAFCQSALQEAPFAAGIPFECELQTDDAATRFELAAEFWRTRVEPTAAAHPHFAAWLVEHGAGPATLAEEFARCAQKPLARLIFGANQHDPIDQAHSPPLAALFEAARSLWQLQQSEIAHQLSEALPVLNAKTYKPATIAIALGAWGDYFAAGNPFITLGEKAELLTAAVLEKRTKKDCAVPRHAFFELADELINALCAADALNRAHWLSLLAGWLSWAKGALHERKREQRLMSFNDLLSSLHSALNQHQELAGALRRRYAAALIDEFQDTDPLQFDILSRIFAPHGPLFLVGDPKQAIYSFRAADLHTYLMARKQAYARYTLTVNQRSSASLIAAGNRIFSANAAAFVLPGLEYQQVHASLRVRAPWVEPSELKPFSAMAYEQEAEVQPADCRVWLLPQGDAVLTKSQALQAAAQACAAEIARLLAIGTAALSLEAAAHIGATPLRAGQIAVLVQTHRQGSLMKRVLAEWGIGSVELAQVSVFETQDAAHLEHILLAIDTPGDLRCLRAALATDWIGIDARALHAMDANEQALLVPSLSLAQAQSESWADWIERFADYRRLWHERGFAFMWRTLLRTLQIAQRIAARSNGERRLTDLGHLAELVQAYAARQPGIEPVLRWLATQRAERRGGDEAQLRLESDRELVQIVTVHKAKGLEYAVVFCPFLHDGATRTAPSGALPRVCEYHDEQGHAVIHYGGAQADEERAKEAARYEQAAERVRLIYVALTRAIYRCYLVAGSYTSGPQRSTKQAQQSMLNWLVAGAGYDFPSWLAKTPTDDEIFACWHALAQPRPKSAPTALEAIHPQALMQQKLITVEPLPMPTQPLQTPLPLKPQALLRARVGHRSSFASWRFASFSSLFSRADSAVQAESQNIALAYKSEDILHFPRGLVAGEYLHRLFELTDFTQPTSWLVAIERVLQERTLPVGVEPAVLRSMLTGLLSNLANTELTPGLKLATVNPKRVFRELEFTFSAHTLDLSAVRELLKKHGYLDITFEAKELTGYIKGAIDFVFEHAGRFWMADWKSNYLGATPAHYNQASLHAAMSIHGYHLQALLYTLALHRYLRIKQPAYDYAAHYGGYVYLFVRGVRPDWRTEGQAAGVYHHKPPLEVIDALDRLMYGEHA; from the coding sequence GTGAGCGATATAGAACCGCGCCAGTCGAACGTGGATAGCGAATTCGCGCCGTTTAAATGTCCGCTTGCGGGGGTGAGTCTGATTGAGGCTTCAGCTGGCACCGGTAAGACTTGGAATATCTGCGCCTTATATGTGCGCCTTTTAGTTGAGAAAGCGCTTAAGGTTGAACAAATTCTTGTCGTTACGTTTACTAAAGCGGCGACGGCTGAATTACATGAGCGGATTCGTGCTCGTTTAGCGGAATTGGTCCATGTGCTGGCAAGCGTGGAGGCGGTTGATGATCCTTTTATCGTTGGCCTACTGGCTTTACTAGAACAGCATAAGATAACGCGCGCCCAAGCAAAGCTGCGGCTTGAATCGGCGTTGCATGGTTTTGATCAAGCCGCAATTTATACCGTCCATGCATTTTGTCAGAGCGCGCTTCAAGAAGCGCCGTTTGCCGCTGGAATACCATTTGAATGTGAGCTGCAAACTGACGATGCAGCAACGCGTTTCGAGCTCGCCGCTGAATTTTGGCGGACCCGAGTTGAGCCTACGGCTGCGGCTCATCCGCATTTTGCAGCCTGGCTGGTTGAGCATGGTGCGGGACCTGCCACACTGGCTGAAGAATTTGCGCGTTGCGCCCAAAAACCGCTCGCGCGGCTTATCTTTGGCGCAAACCAGCATGACCCGATAGATCAAGCGCACTCGCCGCCGCTCGCAGCTTTATTTGAAGCTGCGCGCAGCTTATGGCAACTGCAGCAAAGTGAGATTGCACACCAGCTGAGTGAAGCGTTGCCAGTGCTGAATGCCAAGACTTACAAGCCAGCTACGATCGCAATCGCTTTAGGCGCTTGGGGAGACTATTTCGCTGCGGGCAATCCGTTTATTACGCTAGGCGAAAAAGCTGAACTTCTCACCGCAGCTGTACTCGAAAAGCGCACTAAAAAAGACTGCGCAGTGCCGCGCCACGCATTTTTTGAATTAGCGGATGAACTCATTAACGCATTATGCGCAGCGGATGCGCTTAACCGCGCGCATTGGCTATCCTTGTTAGCGGGCTGGTTGAGCTGGGCCAAAGGGGCTTTACACGAGAGAAAACGTGAGCAGCGTCTGATGTCCTTTAATGATTTGTTGAGTTCTTTACATTCCGCGCTTAACCAACATCAAGAGCTTGCAGGTGCGCTTAGGCGACGTTATGCAGCGGCGTTAATCGATGAATTTCAAGATACTGATCCCTTGCAATTCGATATTTTAAGCCGGATTTTTGCGCCACATGGCCCCCTTTTTCTAGTTGGCGATCCTAAACAAGCGATTTATAGTTTTCGGGCAGCTGATCTGCATACTTATCTAATGGCGCGTAAACAAGCGTATGCACGTTATACGCTTACGGTAAATCAACGCTCAAGCGCTTCTTTAATTGCGGCAGGTAATCGGATTTTTAGTGCAAATGCGGCCGCTTTTGTATTGCCTGGGCTTGAGTACCAGCAGGTCCATGCATCCCTGCGTGTGCGTGCGCCTTGGGTTGAGCCGTCAGAGTTAAAGCCATTTTCCGCGATGGCATATGAGCAAGAGGCTGAGGTGCAGCCAGCAGATTGCCGGGTTTGGTTACTGCCGCAGGGTGATGCGGTATTGACTAAATCGCAAGCGCTGCAGGCGGCGGCACAGGCATGCGCGGCTGAGATTGCGCGTTTGCTTGCGATCGGTACGGCAGCGCTAAGCTTAGAAGCAGCAGCCCATATCGGTGCGACTCCGCTCCGCGCGGGCCAAATCGCAGTCTTGGTACAAACGCACCGGCAGGGAAGTTTGATGAAGCGGGTGCTGGCTGAATGGGGCATTGGCAGCGTTGAGCTCGCGCAAGTATCTGTGTTTGAGACGCAAGATGCGGCTCATCTTGAGCATATACTGCTCGCCATTGATACGCCCGGTGATTTACGCTGTTTGCGCGCGGCGCTGGCGACGGATTGGATTGGAATAGATGCGCGCGCGCTGCATGCAATGGATGCAAATGAGCAGGCGCTGCTGGTGCCTAGCCTAAGTTTAGCGCAAGCGCAAAGCGAGAGCTGGGCGGACTGGATTGAGCGCTTTGCAGATTATCGCAGGCTATGGCATGAACGAGGTTTTGCTTTTATGTGGCGTACGCTATTGCGTACTTTGCAGATTGCCCAACGGATTGCGGCGCGATCTAATGGCGAGCGGCGTTTAACGGATTTAGGCCATTTGGCGGAATTGGTGCAAGCTTATGCGGCTCGGCAACCGGGCATTGAGCCGGTGCTGCGCTGGCTTGCCACGCAGCGCGCAGAGCGGAGGGGGGGCGATGAAGCACAGCTTCGGCTTGAATCCGATCGAGAGCTGGTGCAAATTGTGACGGTGCATAAGGCAAAAGGGTTGGAATATGCAGTCGTGTTTTGTCCATTTTTGCATGATGGCGCAACCCGTACAGCGCCTTCTGGCGCATTGCCTAGGGTTTGTGAATATCATGACGAGCAGGGGCATGCGGTGATTCATTATGGCGGTGCGCAAGCTGACGAAGAGCGGGCTAAGGAGGCTGCGCGCTATGAGCAGGCGGCTGAGCGCGTACGCTTAATTTATGTCGCGCTGACGCGCGCAATTTATCGCTGCTATTTAGTGGCTGGATCGTATACAAGCGGGCCGCAACGATCCACTAAACAAGCCCAGCAAAGTATGCTGAACTGGCTGGTGGCGGGAGCGGGTTATGATTTTCCAAGCTGGTTGGCTAAAACGCCCACCGATGACGAGATCTTCGCTTGCTGGCATGCGCTCGCTCAGCCGCGTCCTAAGTCTGCCCCCACCGCACTGGAGGCGATCCATCCTCAAGCGCTGATGCAGCAGAAGTTAATCACGGTAGAGCCATTGCCGATGCCGACTCAGCCGTTGCAAACGCCTTTGCCTCTAAAGCCGCAGGCGCTTTTACGTGCGCGCGTTGGGCATCGGTCCTCGTTTGCAAGCTGGCGCTTCGCAAGTTTTAGCTCGCTTTTTAGTCGCGCCGATTCTGCGGTGCAGGCAGAATCCCAAAATATTGCTCTAGCTTACAAATCTGAGGACATTCTTCATTTCCCGCGGGGCCTTGTTGCAGGCGAGTACCTGCATCGGTTATTTGAACTGACGGATTTCACTCAGCCCACGAGTTGGCTTGTCGCCATTGAGCGCGTGTTGCAGGAGCGGACCTTGCCGGTAGGCGTTGAACCCGCTGTATTGCGCAGCATGCTGACAGGTTTATTAAGCAATTTAGCTAATACGGAACTAACGCCTGGTTTGAAACTGGCTACGGTCAATCCAAAGCGGGTTTTTCGTGAATTAGAATTTACCTTTAGCGCTCATACCCTTGATTTATCCGCGGTGCGCGAACTCCTCAAAAAGCATGGTTATCTAGATATAACATTTGAAGCAAAAGAGCTCACCGGCTATATAAAAGGCGCAATCGATTTTGTCTTTGAGCATGCAGGCCGGTTCTGGATGGCAGACTGGAAATCAAACTATTTAGGTGCTACCCCGGCGCACTACAATCAAGCCTCATTACATGC